A portion of the Vicinamibacteria bacterium genome contains these proteins:
- the bshC gene encoding bacillithiol biosynthesis cysteine-adding enzyme BshC produces MTERPPAILDYGVFQQPISPLFLDYLAGRNGVERFLGSARWDLDALSEASDRALTHERPREAVAAALVRQQESRGAAHAAARAAELKEPGTVAIVTGQQAGLFGGPLYVLYKALGARKAARLLQARRGRSVVPVFWVASDDHDFAEVRSATVLDENGQIRTLRYSPPREPVAQPASQIVLDATVAALVQELRQCLPEGLHRDEVLARLGECYRPGETLAGAFARFLSALLPDLVVLDPSDPALKALMAPLLAREIQEGSPTSRLALETGAALLAAGYHQQVPVRPGFLNLFVLMEGERRALGIQNGTVEVRGLGRRMPVEEALRLLNAAPKDWSPGVLLRPLAQDHLLPTAAYVGGPAEIAYHAQIGPAYAHFGIPRPLLLPRPSLTLLEPAQARALEAEGLRLTDLEGDPEGLLTRWAREAHPQVEAAFARAREALLQEMASVEEALAAVDPTLRAAANAARGRAIHQIETLHQKSTRALKKRDQSRAERLRRTRDALFPGGSLQERGLALVSALARHGQPLVEETERGLDPWARGHQVIQL; encoded by the coding sequence ATGACGGAACGCCCCCCGGCCATTCTCGATTACGGGGTGTTCCAGCAGCCCATCAGTCCCCTCTTCCTCGACTACCTGGCCGGCCGCAACGGTGTCGAGCGCTTCCTGGGCAGCGCGCGCTGGGACCTCGATGCTCTCTCGGAAGCAAGCGACCGCGCGCTCACCCACGAGCGGCCCCGGGAAGCGGTGGCGGCCGCGCTCGTGCGCCAGCAGGAGTCGCGAGGAGCAGCTCACGCGGCGGCGCGGGCGGCCGAGCTCAAGGAGCCGGGCACGGTCGCGATCGTGACCGGGCAGCAGGCGGGTCTCTTCGGCGGCCCCCTCTATGTGCTCTACAAGGCCTTGGGCGCCCGCAAGGCGGCGCGGCTGCTCCAAGCGCGCCGCGGTCGTTCCGTGGTGCCCGTGTTCTGGGTGGCCTCCGATGACCACGATTTTGCGGAGGTGCGCTCCGCGACTGTTCTCGACGAGAACGGCCAGATCCGCACCCTGCGCTATAGTCCCCCCCGCGAGCCCGTGGCCCAGCCCGCCTCCCAAATCGTCCTGGACGCCACCGTGGCCGCCCTCGTGCAGGAGCTGCGGCAGTGCCTGCCCGAGGGCCTTCACCGCGACGAGGTGCTCGCGCGGCTGGGCGAGTGTTATCGGCCCGGGGAGACGCTGGCCGGGGCTTTCGCCCGCTTTCTCTCCGCTCTCCTCCCCGACCTGGTGGTGCTCGATCCCTCCGACCCCGCCCTGAAAGCCCTGATGGCCCCCCTTCTGGCCCGCGAGATCCAGGAGGGCTCCCCCACCTCCCGCCTGGCCCTCGAAACCGGCGCCGCCCTTCTGGCCGCGGGCTACCATCAGCAGGTGCCGGTGCGCCCCGGCTTCCTCAACCTGTTCGTCCTGATGGAGGGCGAGCGGCGCGCACTGGGCATCCAGAACGGCACCGTAGAGGTGCGTGGGCTGGGTCGCCGCATGCCCGTGGAGGAGGCTCTGAGGCTCCTGAATGCCGCGCCCAAGGACTGGAGCCCAGGGGTGCTCCTCCGCCCCTTGGCCCAGGACCACCTGCTGCCTACGGCCGCCTATGTGGGGGGGCCGGCGGAGATTGCCTATCATGCGCAGATCGGCCCCGCCTACGCCCACTTCGGCATCCCCCGACCCTTGCTGCTCCCCCGCCCCAGCCTCACCCTCTTGGAGCCCGCGCAAGCCCGGGCTCTCGAAGCCGAAGGGCTACGCCTCACCGACCTCGAAGGAGACCCCGAAGGCCTGCTCACGCGCTGGGCGCGGGAGGCCCACCCGCAGGTGGAGGCCGCCTTCGCCCGCGCCCGCGAAGCCCTCCTTCAAGAGATGGCGAGTGTCGAGGAGGCCCTGGCCGCCGTCGATCCCACGCTGCGCGCGGCCGCCAACGCCGCCCGGGGGCGTGCCATCCATCAGATCGAGACCCTGCACCAGAAGTCCACCCGGGCCCTGAAAAAGCGGGACCAGAGCCGGGCCGAACGCCTGCGCCGCACGCGGGACGCCCTCTTCCCGGGGGGCTCGCTCCAGGAGCGGGGCCTGGCCCTGGTCAGCGCCCTGGCCCGCCACGGCCAACCCCTCGTGGAGGAGACCGAGCGCGGCCTCGACCCCTGGGCACGGGGACATCAGGTGATACAACTGTGA
- the bshB1 gene encoding bacillithiol biosynthesis deacetylase BshB1, translating to MSDFDLAAVCAHPDDAELIMGGTIAREAARGRRVALVDLTRGESGSRGTPETRAAEATEAARILGVAHRESLGLPDARLAAVPEQKDALVAALRRLRPRVVLLQHWEQRHPDHAAASRIVYDACFLAGLRNYRSDLGPAHRPRKLIYAVTLTEAVEVPPSIVVDITTTWETKLRAIAAFASQFSPGPGEAVALPFDRFRAHVELAARRHGQRIDVEFGEGFLTREPLAVDDLLSLGGRSI from the coding sequence GTGAGCGACTTCGATCTCGCCGCGGTGTGCGCCCACCCCGACGATGCCGAGCTGATCATGGGGGGGACGATCGCCCGCGAGGCCGCGCGTGGCCGGCGGGTGGCCCTCGTGGACCTTACCCGCGGGGAGAGCGGCAGCCGGGGCACGCCGGAGACGCGGGCCGCGGAGGCCACGGAGGCGGCCCGGATCCTGGGCGTGGCCCACCGGGAATCCCTGGGCCTGCCCGACGCGCGCCTGGCCGCCGTGCCCGAGCAGAAGGACGCGCTGGTGGCGGCGCTGCGCCGCCTGCGCCCGCGGGTAGTGCTCCTGCAGCACTGGGAGCAGCGCCACCCGGACCACGCCGCGGCCAGCCGCATCGTCTACGACGCGTGCTTCCTGGCCGGCCTCCGGAACTACCGCTCGGACCTGGGGCCGGCCCACCGTCCCCGGAAGCTGATCTATGCCGTGACCCTGACCGAGGCGGTGGAAGTCCCGCCCAGCATTGTGGTGGACATCACGACCACCTGGGAAACCAAGCTCCGGGCCATCGCCGCCTTTGCCAGCCAGTTCTCGCCCGGCCCCGGGGAGGCCGTGGCCCTTCCCTTCGACCGCTTCCGGGCGCACGTCGAGCTCGCGGCCCGACGCCACGGCCAGCGCATCGACGTCGAGTTCGGGGAGGGCTTCTTGACGCGCGAGCCCCTGGCCGTGGACGACCTTCTGTCCCTGGGGGGGCGCTCGATCTGA
- the ada gene encoding bifunctional DNA-binding transcriptional regulator/O6-methylguanine-DNA methyltransferase Ada, with amino-acid sequence MALNPVRPSGEKSPPLDDEGRWQAVLARDARRDGTFVFGVRSTGIYCRPSCPARRPRRERVVFFALPEAAEGAGFRACRRCQPRDARNGDPRAAWVRRLCRHIDRHLDEPLTLAGLSGPAGVGPHHLQRTFKRLMGISPRQYAEARRLVVLKAQLKGGRAVTEATYEAGYGSSSRVYERARETLGMTPATYRRGGRGMRLRYAIVDCPLGRLLVAGTERGVSAVSLADDDARLERALREEYPAAEIRRDDVGLGPWVQALLRHLAGGEPHLDLPLDVQATAFQWRVWSELRRIPFGETRSYGEVARALGQPSAARAVARACATNRVSILIPCHRVIAEDGRLAGYRWGVERKRALLAHEEKAASRPRRG; translated from the coding sequence GTGGCGCTGAATCCAGTTCGGCCGAGCGGGGAGAAAAGCCCGCCTCTCGACGACGAGGGCCGGTGGCAAGCGGTGCTCGCTCGCGATGCCCGTCGGGACGGCACGTTCGTCTTCGGGGTGCGCTCCACCGGCATCTACTGCCGTCCGTCCTGCCCCGCGCGCCGGCCCCGCCGAGAGCGAGTGGTCTTCTTCGCCCTGCCCGAGGCCGCGGAGGGCGCCGGTTTCCGGGCCTGCCGCCGCTGCCAACCGCGGGACGCCCGCAACGGTGACCCGCGGGCGGCCTGGGTCCGCCGCCTGTGCCGGCACATCGACCGCCACCTGGACGAGCCCCTGACCCTGGCCGGCCTGAGCGGGCCGGCGGGGGTGGGCCCCCACCACCTGCAGCGAACATTCAAGCGCCTCATGGGCATCTCGCCCCGCCAGTACGCCGAGGCCCGGCGCCTGGTGGTGTTGAAGGCGCAGCTCAAAGGAGGACGCGCCGTGACCGAGGCCACCTACGAAGCCGGATACGGTTCCAGCAGCCGCGTTTACGAGCGCGCCCGGGAGACACTGGGCATGACCCCCGCCACCTATCGCCGCGGGGGCCGCGGGATGCGCCTCCGGTACGCGATCGTCGACTGCCCGCTCGGCCGCCTCCTGGTCGCGGGAACCGAGCGCGGCGTCTCCGCCGTCTCCCTGGCCGACGACGACGCGCGGCTCGAGAGGGCGCTGCGCGAGGAGTACCCGGCGGCGGAAATCCGCCGCGATGACGTCGGCCTCGGGCCCTGGGTCCAGGCCCTCCTGCGCCACCTCGCGGGTGGGGAGCCCCATCTGGACCTGCCTCTGGACGTGCAGGCCACCGCCTTCCAGTGGCGGGTTTGGAGCGAGCTGCGCCGGATCCCCTTCGGCGAGACCCGCTCCTACGGTGAGGTCGCCCGCGCTTTGGGCCAGCCCTCCGCGGCTCGGGCCGTGGCCCGCGCCTGCGCGACCAATCGGGTCTCGATCCTGATCCCCTGCCACCGTGTCATCGCCGAGGACGGACGCCTCGCCGGGTACCGCTGGGGCGTCGAGCGCAAGCGAGCCCTGCTCGCCCACGAGGAGAAGGCGGCGTCACGGCCACGCCGGGGGTAG
- a CDS encoding TonB family protein, producing the protein MDDNSRSTEQMPQSIGRYKVQESIGFGAMGAVYKAFDPLIKRTLAIKTIRLDIPRQSPQYKSFIERFYHEARISGTLSHPNIVTLFDIGEEGGVPYLAMEFVEGQTLASLIEKGVRFKPEKVIGLASQIASAVDYAHSKGVIHRDIKPSNLILFDEDRVKVTDFGIAKLVDAEMTQSGTLLGTPSYMSPEQAMGDKLDGRSDIFSLGVCCFEMLSGEQPFPGNNVTSILYKLVHVDPIEPANLEMHGLVPQKWHEVFGKALAKKPDDRYQTAGAFVQDLEYCLGSWFGGLGADQTIVTASATVETTTTLAHIPLPEIQPPAPPPAHPREEPAATRAPAPPKAKPVERPLAPLPMAEDDSPATVLIKAQPSGSDAPATVLMKAPTAPPPAKKRPSAPAPPPAETDDSPATVLIKAPPADDAPATVLMKAGALPKKPAARPSPPPPLGSEASESTILMDASVPAEEGATVVMAAPGPTAKSRGPADKGGPTQKHPVLEETRSLGRTAAPPLPRPTAPPLPEAPPVAGPPAVRSRIPVGLILGGAALLFLLALGLVGIVLFRSAGRTEPAPPVPTPSVAVTRKTLPTPEPMPPAIEEKKGMIRVVSQPGAAAVTVNGQARGETPLDLRDLPLGSYEVKVELKGYEPKTQTVVLSPELPAAEAVIPLTRSAPATSVADILSTPYGALVSIDGARVGPTPQTDLKLRVGSRRVEMTKDGYEPWAGTLTVQAGKRGKLDAQLKALVKAPPPPAADVVDTAHIYANAASDVDTLAKKLSGLSVSYPESAPKMKSGDSVSVSVSFVVTENGEVTEPRVLESGGNRAVDEAVLAAIRSWKYAPAMKKGIKVKARVTLKQTFRAG; encoded by the coding sequence ATGGACGACAACAGCCGATCAACCGAGCAGATGCCCCAGAGCATCGGCCGCTACAAGGTCCAGGAGAGCATCGGCTTCGGGGCCATGGGGGCCGTCTACAAGGCCTTCGACCCCCTGATCAAGCGCACCCTCGCCATCAAGACCATCCGGCTGGACATCCCGCGCCAGAGCCCGCAGTACAAGTCCTTCATCGAGCGGTTCTACCACGAGGCCCGAATCTCGGGGACGCTCTCCCATCCGAACATCGTGACCCTCTTCGACATTGGCGAGGAGGGGGGGGTGCCCTATCTGGCCATGGAGTTCGTGGAGGGCCAAACCCTCGCCTCCCTCATCGAGAAGGGCGTGCGCTTCAAGCCGGAGAAGGTGATCGGCCTGGCCAGCCAGATCGCCTCCGCCGTCGACTACGCCCACAGCAAAGGCGTGATCCACCGCGACATCAAGCCCTCGAACCTGATCCTGTTCGACGAGGATCGGGTGAAAGTGACCGACTTTGGGATCGCGAAGCTGGTGGATGCGGAGATGACGCAGTCGGGCACCCTCCTCGGCACGCCCTCCTACATGTCGCCCGAGCAGGCCATGGGCGACAAGCTCGACGGGCGGAGCGACATCTTCTCTCTGGGCGTGTGCTGCTTCGAGATGCTCTCCGGAGAGCAGCCGTTCCCGGGGAACAACGTGACCTCGATCCTCTACAAGCTGGTGCATGTCGACCCCATCGAGCCCGCGAACCTCGAGATGCACGGCCTCGTGCCCCAGAAATGGCACGAGGTGTTCGGCAAGGCCCTGGCCAAGAAGCCCGACGACCGCTACCAGACCGCGGGCGCGTTCGTCCAGGACTTGGAGTATTGCCTCGGCTCCTGGTTCGGCGGGCTGGGGGCGGACCAGACGATCGTGACCGCGAGCGCCACCGTCGAGACCACCACGACGCTCGCCCACATCCCTCTCCCCGAGATCCAGCCCCCGGCGCCGCCTCCGGCCCACCCCCGGGAGGAGCCGGCGGCCACCCGCGCCCCCGCGCCGCCCAAGGCGAAGCCGGTCGAACGACCCCTCGCACCCCTACCGATGGCCGAGGACGATTCTCCCGCGACCGTGCTCATAAAGGCCCAGCCCTCGGGATCCGACGCCCCGGCCACCGTCCTCATGAAGGCGCCCACCGCGCCGCCCCCGGCCAAGAAGAGACCCTCGGCCCCCGCTCCTCCCCCGGCGGAGACCGACGACTCGCCGGCCACCGTCCTCATAAAAGCTCCCCCCGCCGACGACGCGCCGGCCACCGTCCTCATGAAGGCAGGCGCCCTGCCCAAGAAGCCCGCGGCCCGGCCGTCCCCCCCGCCCCCCCTGGGATCCGAGGCGTCGGAGTCGACGATCCTCATGGATGCTTCCGTGCCCGCCGAAGAGGGGGCCACGGTAGTAATGGCCGCCCCCGGGCCCACGGCAAAGTCGCGCGGGCCCGCGGACAAGGGCGGCCCCACCCAGAAGCACCCCGTCCTCGAAGAGACCCGGTCTTTGGGGAGGACGGCCGCTCCACCCTTGCCCCGGCCGACGGCGCCCCCCCTGCCCGAGGCGCCCCCCGTGGCTGGCCCCCCCGCGGTGCGTTCCCGCATTCCCGTCGGCTTGATCCTGGGGGGAGCGGCCCTGCTCTTCCTGCTGGCCCTCGGCCTCGTCGGCATCGTGCTCTTCAGGAGCGCGGGCCGGACCGAGCCCGCGCCGCCCGTCCCCACCCCCAGCGTGGCCGTGACCCGCAAGACCCTTCCGACCCCGGAGCCCATGCCCCCCGCCATCGAGGAGAAGAAGGGCATGATCCGCGTGGTGAGCCAGCCCGGAGCGGCGGCGGTCACCGTGAATGGCCAGGCGCGCGGCGAGACCCCCCTCGATCTCCGGGATCTTCCCCTGGGAAGCTACGAGGTCAAGGTCGAGTTGAAGGGCTACGAGCCCAAGACCCAGACCGTGGTCCTGAGCCCGGAGCTGCCCGCGGCGGAGGCGGTCATCCCCTTGACCCGCTCCGCCCCTGCCACCAGTGTGGCGGACATCCTGTCGACTCCCTACGGGGCCTTGGTCTCGATCGACGGGGCCCGGGTTGGGCCCACTCCCCAGACCGACCTCAAGCTCCGGGTGGGGAGCCGCCGGGTCGAGATGACCAAGGATGGATATGAGCCGTGGGCGGGGACGCTCACCGTCCAGGCGGGGAAGAGGGGCAAGCTCGATGCCCAGCTCAAGGCCCTCGTCAAGGCCCCGCCCCCGCCCGCGGCCGACGTCGTGGACACCGCCCATATCTACGCGAACGCGGCCAGCGACGTGGACACCCTGGCCAAGAAGCTCTCCGGACTGTCCGTCTCCTACCCGGAGAGCGCGCCCAAGATGAAGTCGGGCGACTCCGTGTCGGTTTCCGTTTCCTTCGTGGTGACGGAAAATGGAGAGGTGACGGAGCCCAGGGTGCTAGAGTCGGGGGGCAACCGGGCGGTGGACGAAGCGGTCCTGGCCGCCATCCGCAGCTGGAAATACGCGCCCGCGATGAAGAAAGGGATCAAGGTCAAGGCGAGGGTCACGCTCAAGCAGACGTTCAGAGCCGGCTAG
- a CDS encoding histidine kinase produces the protein MTPLPSMNLPPPAEGAAPASRSWPLVWAWSLAVWFVVWVLMSSQAYAYYRGRDLPVPWVRFVGSLSDALMWGLASPVVLWFCWRWPLSGGRWRTTLPLHLLGGLLFPAALIAPASLAHYGLGRALADPGLYQPLSPGLLFHNLVGNIFTYIDVVAVGLALHYARDSRAKDLRASRLEARLAEAQLQVLRMQLHPHFLFNTLHTISALMHKDLKAADRMLALLGDLLRDSFAKIGAQEVTLKQELDFLERYLEIEKTRFQDRLRVETKIDPETLDAEVPNLLLQPLVENALRHGIARRREAGLIELVARRENGRLELRVRDDGPGLPSEAEMSRRGGVGLANTQARLQQLYGSAHRFELLNRPEGGLEVVLSLPFRVQGQALEEGNNPHVFRGGVAPLSEKGPPPSSPRD, from the coding sequence TTGACTCCGCTCCCATCCATGAACCTGCCCCCACCCGCCGAAGGCGCCGCTCCCGCCTCCCGCTCCTGGCCCCTCGTCTGGGCCTGGAGTCTCGCGGTCTGGTTCGTGGTCTGGGTGCTCATGTCGAGCCAGGCCTACGCCTACTACCGAGGCCGGGACCTGCCCGTGCCCTGGGTACGGTTTGTGGGATCGCTGAGCGATGCCCTGATGTGGGGCCTCGCCTCCCCGGTCGTCTTGTGGTTTTGCTGGCGGTGGCCCCTCTCCGGCGGGCGCTGGCGAACCACCCTGCCCCTCCATCTTCTCGGTGGCCTTCTCTTCCCCGCCGCGTTAATAGCTCCCGCGAGCCTCGCGCACTACGGGCTGGGCCGCGCTCTGGCCGACCCCGGCCTCTACCAGCCCCTTTCCCCCGGCCTCCTCTTCCACAATCTGGTGGGCAATATCTTTACCTATATCGATGTCGTGGCCGTGGGCCTTGCCCTCCACTACGCCCGCGACTCGAGGGCCAAGGACCTCCGGGCCTCCAGGCTCGAGGCGCGCCTGGCCGAGGCCCAGCTCCAGGTCCTGCGCATGCAGCTCCACCCCCACTTCCTCTTCAACACCCTGCACACCATATCCGCCCTCATGCATAAGGACCTGAAAGCGGCCGACCGCATGCTGGCCCTGCTGGGGGATCTGCTGCGCGACTCCTTCGCCAAGATCGGAGCCCAGGAGGTGACCTTGAAGCAGGAGCTCGACTTCCTGGAGCGCTATCTCGAGATTGAGAAGACCCGCTTCCAGGACCGGCTGCGGGTGGAAACCAAGATCGACCCCGAGACCCTGGACGCCGAGGTTCCCAACCTTCTCCTGCAGCCCCTGGTCGAAAACGCGCTCCGGCACGGCATCGCCCGCCGACGGGAGGCGGGCCTGATCGAGCTCGTGGCCAGACGGGAGAACGGCCGCCTCGAGCTCAGGGTGCGCGACGACGGCCCCGGCTTGCCCTCGGAGGCCGAGATGTCCCGGCGCGGGGGGGTCGGCCTCGCAAACACCCAGGCCCGGCTGCAGCAGCTGTATGGCTCGGCCCACCGCTTCGAGCTCTTGAACCGGCCCGAGGGCGGCCTGGAAGTGGTCCTGTCCCTTCCCTTCCGCGTTCAAGGCCAGGCCCTGGAGGAAGGGAATAACCCTCACGTCTTCCGCGGGGGCGTCGCTCCCCTCTCCGAAAAAGGGCCTCCCCCGAGTTCTCCCCGCGACTAG
- a CDS encoding helix-turn-helix domain-containing protein, producing MAMTSQPENGGNPTHLKYLLEAYERRLIVDALAASGGHQRRTAARLGILPTTLHEKMKRLGLLRRRPHTLETSSAEEAVARPGMTELVVSREGREA from the coding sequence ATGGCGATGACCAGTCAGCCGGAAAACGGGGGAAACCCGACGCATCTGAAGTATCTCCTCGAAGCCTACGAGCGGCGCTTGATCGTGGACGCCCTGGCCGCTTCCGGAGGGCATCAGCGGCGGACTGCGGCCCGCCTCGGCATCCTGCCCACGACCCTGCACGAGAAGATGAAGCGGCTCGGGCTCCTGAGACGGCGCCCCCACACGCTCGAGACCTCAAGCGCGGAGGAGGCCGTCGCGCGCCCGGGCATGACCGAACTCGTCGTGAGCCGCGAAGGCCGAGAGGCCTGA
- a CDS encoding ACT domain-containing protein: MAEGSGRARLVWARTRLQIWPETYRLVSLPKSALAEAAGLLAESGGSFAALVLTSDEVSLTLPEEVWGRSPLQGRARASAGPYRVVTLDAEIDLDVCGYLAPVAARLAEAGVPIVPQCAYAKDHLLFRGPDLEGAIRVLHDWIRACRA; this comes from the coding sequence GTGGCGGAGGGGAGCGGCCGGGCGCGCCTGGTCTGGGCCCGGACGAGGCTGCAGATCTGGCCCGAGACCTACCGCCTGGTGAGCCTGCCCAAATCGGCGCTGGCCGAAGCCGCGGGCCTGCTGGCGGAGAGCGGCGGGTCCTTCGCCGCCCTCGTCCTCACCTCCGACGAGGTCTCCCTGACCCTGCCCGAGGAGGTGTGGGGCCGGAGCCCCCTCCAAGGGCGCGCCCGGGCCAGCGCCGGCCCCTACCGCGTGGTCACGCTCGACGCGGAGATCGACCTCGACGTCTGCGGCTATCTCGCCCCCGTGGCGGCGCGCTTGGCGGAGGCGGGGGTCCCGATCGTGCCCCAGTGCGCCTACGCCAAAGACCACCTGCTCTTCCGGGGGCCGGACCTCGAAGGGGCGATCCGGGTGCTTCACGACTGGATCCGCGCCTGCCGAGCCTGA
- a CDS encoding LytTR family DNA-binding domain-containing protein produces the protein MKIRTLIVDDEPLARERMRSLLLKEPDVKIVAECRDGQEAISAIRRESPDLVFLDVQIPEPDGFAVLEEVGADKAPVVVFVTAYDQYALQAFEVHAVDYLLKPFDEERFQKALVRARSAVLTRDGEGVDERLISLLRDLKAPPGYLERLVVKAAGRLFFLRAEEIDWIESAGNYVSLHAGGESHLLRETMTALEGRLNPGRFVRIHRTAIVNLDRIKELQPLFHGEYQVVLRDGTELTLSRGYRERLQEIIGREF, from the coding sequence TTGAAGATCCGGACGCTGATCGTGGACGACGAGCCCCTCGCTCGCGAGCGCATGCGCTCGCTCCTCTTGAAAGAGCCCGACGTGAAGATCGTCGCGGAGTGCCGCGACGGGCAGGAGGCCATCAGCGCCATCCGCCGCGAGAGCCCCGATCTCGTCTTCCTCGACGTCCAGATCCCGGAGCCGGACGGGTTCGCGGTCCTGGAGGAGGTGGGGGCGGACAAGGCGCCGGTGGTCGTGTTCGTGACCGCCTACGATCAGTACGCTCTCCAGGCCTTCGAGGTCCATGCCGTGGATTACCTGTTGAAGCCCTTCGACGAGGAGCGATTCCAGAAGGCGCTGGTCCGGGCCCGCTCCGCCGTGCTGACCCGGGACGGGGAGGGGGTGGACGAGAGGCTAATCTCGCTCCTGAGGGACCTGAAGGCCCCCCCCGGCTACCTCGAGCGGCTGGTGGTGAAAGCGGCCGGGCGTCTCTTCTTCCTGCGCGCGGAGGAGATCGACTGGATCGAGTCGGCCGGCAACTACGTTTCCCTGCACGCGGGCGGGGAGTCGCACTTGCTGCGGGAGACCATGACCGCTCTCGAGGGTCGGTTGAACCCGGGCCGCTTCGTGCGCATCCACCGCACCGCCATCGTCAACCTCGACCGCATCAAGGAGCTGCAGCCCCTCTTCCACGGCGAGTATCAGGTGGTGCTGCGCGACGGCACCGAGCTCACGCTCTCCCGCGGCTACCGCGAACGCTTGCAGGAGATCATTGGCCGCGAATTCTGA
- the bshA gene encoding N-acetyl-alpha-D-glucosaminyl L-malate synthase BshA — MRLGITCYPTVGGSGAVAAELGKQLARRGHEIHFVSYRRPFRLGDFQQNITYHGVDISSYPLFEYPPHDLALAVKMAEAAREHHLDLFHVHYAIPHAIAGFLAQQMLGASAPRMVTTLHGTDITLVGQDRSFFEITRFGIERSDGVTAVSEFLKRMTTELFQVKNPIEVIPNFVDLSLYSPERNHRDRSAFAAPGQKVLLHISNFRPVKRVVDVVRILERVSREVDAVLLMVGEGPERSSAQALVRRLGLEERVRFLGTQESIEEIAGLADVFLLPSELESFGLSALEAMACGVPVVGSDAGGLPEVVKHTESGFLLPVGDVEGMAARTLEILKDEERRREMGQAGRRRVEFLFNADRVVSQYERYYERVLSP; from the coding sequence ATGAGGCTGGGAATCACGTGCTACCCGACGGTGGGGGGATCGGGAGCGGTGGCGGCGGAGCTCGGGAAGCAGCTGGCCCGCCGCGGCCACGAGATCCACTTCGTGTCCTACCGCCGCCCCTTTCGCCTGGGCGACTTCCAGCAGAACATCACCTACCACGGAGTGGACATCTCCTCCTACCCGCTCTTTGAGTATCCCCCCCACGACCTGGCTCTGGCCGTGAAGATGGCGGAGGCCGCCCGCGAGCACCACCTGGATCTCTTCCACGTCCACTACGCGATCCCCCATGCCATCGCCGGCTTCCTGGCCCAGCAGATGCTGGGGGCGTCGGCGCCCCGAATGGTGACCACCCTCCACGGCACCGACATCACCCTCGTGGGCCAGGACCGTTCGTTCTTCGAGATCACGCGCTTTGGCATCGAGCGCTCGGACGGCGTGACCGCGGTCTCGGAGTTCCTGAAGCGGATGACGACGGAGCTGTTCCAGGTGAAAAACCCCATAGAGGTCATCCCCAACTTCGTGGACCTCTCCCTGTACTCCCCCGAACGCAACCATCGGGACCGCTCGGCTTTCGCCGCCCCCGGCCAGAAGGTCCTGCTTCACATCTCCAACTTTCGCCCCGTCAAACGGGTGGTGGACGTGGTGCGCATCCTGGAGCGGGTGAGCCGGGAAGTGGACGCGGTGCTCCTCATGGTGGGGGAGGGCCCGGAGCGCTCTTCCGCCCAGGCTCTCGTCCGGCGCCTGGGCCTGGAGGAGCGCGTGCGCTTCCTGGGCACCCAGGAGAGCATCGAGGAGATCGCGGGCCTGGCCGACGTGTTCCTGCTTCCTTCGGAGCTGGAATCGTTCGGCCTCTCCGCCCTGGAGGCCATGGCCTGCGGCGTCCCCGTGGTGGGCTCCGACGCGGGCGGGCTGCCCGAGGTCGTGAAGCATACCGAGAGCGGCTTCCTCCTGCCCGTGGGGGACGTGGAGGGCATGGCCGCCCGCACCCTGGAGATCCTGAAGGACGAGGAGCGCCGGCGGGAGATGGGGCAAGCGGGCCGGCGCCGCGTGGAGTTCCTCTTCAACGCCGACCGGGTGGTCAGCCAGTACGAGCGCTACTATGAGCGGGTGCTGAGCCCGTGA